In Cryptomeria japonica chromosome 10, Sugi_1.0, whole genome shotgun sequence, a genomic segment contains:
- the LOC131858735 gene encoding probable sarcosine oxidase produces MGEIAGEYETIVVGAGIIGSCTAYQIAKRGKSVLLLEQFDFLHHRGSSHGESRTIRETYPEEYYTAMMEEAFSLWEEAQQEIGYRVHIKTKQLDMGSVENKSLQSVIGVCKKLGIPHEVLNAEKACSRFKVINLPQNWIAVVTNRGGILRASKAVAMFQSLALKNGATLRDNARVMKISNGWKLRDGSNGVLVCTSRGSVLGRKCVIAAGAWAQKLAKEIAEIELPVQPIHTTIAYWKIEEGLDSFLPEKGFPTFACYNDPYFYGTPSLEYPGLLKISVHGGYPCDPDKRTLVPDLDALKKKVSPWLAEGFRGHIMSDSPVVAEACMYSMSPDEDFILDFLPLTKTSLSRDKSPILIASGFSGHGFKMGPLVGRIMADLALKGEAHGVPLQYFSIERFLQNPKGNIKEYGEQVRPYVTS; encoded by the coding sequence ATGGGTGAGATTGCAGGGGAATATGAAACAATAGTCGTAGGAGCAGGCATAATTGGCAGCTGCActgcctatcaaattgccaagagAGGCAAGTCTGTTCTTCTTCTGGAACAATTTGATTTTCTTCACCACAGAGGCTCTTCCCATGGGGAATCCAGAACTATCAGAGAAACTTATCCAGAAGAATACTATACTGCAATGATGGAAGAGGCTTTTTCCCTCTGGGAAGAAGCTCAGCAGGAAATTGGgtatagagttcacatcaaaaccAAGCAGCTAGACATGGGTTCAGTCGAAAACAAGAGCCTCCAATCTGTCATAGGAGTCTGCAAAAAACTAGGGATCCCCCATGAAGTTCTCAATGCAGAGAAAGCTTGCTCAAGATTCAAGGTAATAAATTTGCCTCAGAATTGGATAGCTGTTGTCACAAACAGAGGAGGGATACTGAGAGCCTCCAAGGCAGTTGCAATGTTTCAGTCTTTAGCCTTGAAGAATGGAGCCACTCTAAGGGACAATGCCCGAGTCATGAAAATTAGCAACGGGTGGAAATTGAGGGATGGGTCAAATGGGGTTCTGGTGTGCACCAGCAGGGGCTCTGTACTTGGAAGGAAATGCGTGATTGCTGCAGGTGCATGGGCTCAGAAACTTGCTAAAGAAATAGCAGAGATTGAATTGCCTGTTCAACCTATTCATACCACTATTGCATATTGGAAAATCGAGGAGGGCTTAGACAGCTTTTTGCCTGAAAAAGGGTTCCCCACGTTTGCTTGTTATAATGATCCTTACTTTTATGGGACGCCCTCTCTGGAATACCCTGGGTTGCTCAAGATTTCAGTCCATGGAGGTTATCCATGTGACCCAGACAAAAGGACTTTGGTCCCTGATTTGGATGCACTTAAAAAGAAGGTAAGCCCTTGGTTAGCTGAAGGTTTTAGAGGGCATATTATGTCAGATAGCCCTGTTGTGGCAGAGGCGTGCATGTATTCAATGTCTCCGGATGAAGATTTCATCCTTGATTTTTTGCCATTGACAAAGACTTCATTGTCAAGAGACAAGTCTCCTATTTTGATTGCTTCTGGATTCTCTGGCCATGGATTTAAAATGGGTCCATTGGTGGGACGGATAATGGCAGATCTTGCCCTCAAAGGAGAAGCCCATGGGGTACCCTTGCAGTATTTTTCAATTGAACGCTTTCTTCAAAATCCTAAAGGCAATATCAAGGAATACGGTGAGCAGGTCCGCCCTTATGTGACATCATAA
- the LOC131858734 gene encoding uncharacterized protein At1g76070-like, with protein MGSRRGHTRSGSLQGIRTSVAMVMSTPFSPGRDLNRPVDYSSRLRSPKRANACSIIPRRDSGFESQEPSSPEISCIGQIKLKQKWSKASKRGEKGSKDRKLLSKLKNLLFRRCIKKAEEAPAMEEEEEETFYPSLGQIKRYISGSYDGKFGDMFAEEEPTLADSQWLVLNGNSNAGENGGEGEEAPGICMEKQLCIPAIKALDVNNLSRFELQKPFST; from the coding sequence ATGGGGAGCCGGAGAGGCCACACCCGATCGGGATCTCTCCAGGGGATTCGAACCTCGGTCGCCATGGTCATGTCTACTCCGTTCAGTCCAGGCAGAGATTTAAACAGACCGGTGGACTATTCATCGCGGCTCCGTTCCCCCAAGCGAGCAAATGCGTGTTCCATAATTCCTCGCAGAGACTCTGGATTCGAATCCCAGGAGCCCTCGTCCCCGGAAATAAGCTGCATAGGGCAAATTAAACTGAAACAGAAATGGAGCAAAGCGTCAAAGCGAGGAGAAAAGGGAAGCAAAGATCGCAAATTGCTGTCGAAGCTGAAGAATTTGCTATTCAGGAGGTGTATTAAGAAGGCGGAGGAAGCTCCGgcaatggaggaggaggaggaggagacttTTTACCCTTCTTTAGGGCAAATTAAACGCTATATTTCTGGCTCTTATGACGGAAAATTTGGCGACATGTTTGCGGAGGAAGAGCCGACTCTGGCGGATTCTCAGTGGCTTGTTTTGAATGGCAATTCAAATGCAGGGGAAAAtggaggagaaggagaagaagcgCCTGGTATTTGTATGGAGAAGCAGCTCTGTATTCCGGCCATTAAAGCCTTGGACGTCAATAATTTGAGCAGATTTGAGTTGCAGAAACCCTTCTCCACGTGA